The genomic window ACGGCATCCTTGCCTTCATTGCGGCCGCCGTGGGCGTGGGTATCGCCGCGCGCCACGTCTACGTGCAGATGCTGCCGCCGGAAATGGGTTCCACCTGTGGCCCGCCGCTGGCCTTCCTGAGCGAGACCATGGGGCCGCTGGAAGTGTTCCGCACGGTGCTGACCGGCACTGGCAACTGCGGCAACATCGACTGGACCTTCCTGGGCCTGACCATGCCGATGTGGTCGGGCGTGTGGTTCGTTCTGCTGGCGCTGTGGGCGCTGCTGGTGTCGCTGCGCAAGATCAAGCGCTGAAGCAGGGGAGTGCCGGCCGCTGGCCGGCACACTCTGGGAATGCCGGCCAGCGGCCGGCACTGCCTCAGAAGTCCTGCTGCAGGCTCAGGTAGGCGCCGCGGCGCGGTCCCCATTGCGGGGCGAACACGCCGACACCGCCGCCATCGCGCAGCTGGTAGCTGCGATCCAGTGCGTTGATCACGGCCAGCTGCACATGCAGCGGATGACCGCTGTCGGCATTGAAGTCGTGCCCGGCGCTGAGGTTCACCTGCAGGTACGACGGCAGCTGGCCACCATTGGGCACACCCTCGATGTCCGAACGCAGGCCGCTGCCGAACACGTAGTTGGCACCGATCCGGTTGTGCCCGGCGAAGGCGTAGCTGACGCCACCCGACGAGGTCAGCTTCTGGTCGTGGTCGAGATGGATCCAGTGGTTGGCCACATAGGCCAGTGCGTCGGGATCGAGGTTGTACTGGCCGGTGATGACCTGGGTGCCGATGGCCTTGTTGTACGCCGCGTTGACGTAGGCGCTGAACGGGCCGTTGCTGTAGTCGGCACTGAACTCCAGCCCACGGATGTGGCCACGGCGGTAGTTGAAGGTCGAGTAGATGTAGGCGGCGCCGAACTGGCCTTCGTCCTGCAGCCGCGCCACGCGTCGATCGTAGGCATCCAGGCCGAGCGTCAGGTGCTCGCCCAGCTGCTGCGAGACGCCGATGTCGTAGTAGTCGCTGCGTTCGGCCAGCGGCGTGCTGTTGCCGCCGCTGGGCTGCTGGTTGCTGGTGCCGTCGTACAGGGCGATGTCGCTGCTGGCGATCAGCTCGCTGGCCGGTGGCGTGAAATAGCGTGAATAGCCGGCGTGCACGGTGGTGCTGTCGCTGGCATTCCAGACCACGCCCAGACGCGGGCTGAGCTGGCCCTCGGTGTGGCCGAAGGCCTTGTAGCGGTCGCCGCGTAGGCCGTAGTTCACGGTCCAGTCGTCGCCGATCTTCCATTCGTCCTGCACATACAGCGCCAGCGTGCTGGCATGGAAGGCGCTGCGGTCCGGGATCAGCAGCGGCGTGGTGCTGGACTGCTGGCCGGCGTCATCCACCGGGAACACCCAGCTGCTGTTGCTGGCCCGCGCGTTCTCGTCGTTGCCGTACAGGCCATAGCGCAGCGTGTGGTCGTTGCCCAGCGGCGTGGAGAAATCGGCCTGCAGGGTGTCGGCGCGGTTGCTGCGCTGCACCTGCGAGGCGACGCCGCTGAACACCAGATCGCCGATGACGTCAGG from Stenotrophomonas sp. 704A1 includes these protein-coding regions:
- a CDS encoding TonB-dependent receptor, with the translated sequence MKPSPLATGITFALALASLPAFAASTDEAGPAVKDLDTVTVSAQLDQARNALSPDIGSSQYQITAEDIQKQPLGASAPLSQVLLQAPGVVQDSYGGVHVRGDHANLQYRINGVLLPESISGFGQTLDARTISSIRLMDGALPAQFGERTAAVVDITTRSGAQLGNGGSVGITTGSFGKVNPNASWWGNQGRWSWFLTGNYDQNEVGLENPTRSRKPEHDDTHQGKAFADLTYLVNDTTRLSVFAGFANNRFQIPVNPGQTPQFGYLDTTTFDSSQLDETQRETTRFGMLVLQGTLGSTAYQLSAGQRYSDVAFNPDVIGDLVFSGVASQVQRSNRADTLQADFSTPLGNDHTLRYGLYGNDENARASNSSWVFPVDDAGQQSSTTPLLIPDRSAFHASTLALYVQDEWKIGDDWTVNYGLRGDRYKAFGHTEGQLSPRLGVVWNASDSTTVHAGYSRYFTPPASELIASSDIALYDGTSNQQPSGGNSTPLAERSDYYDIGVSQQLGEHLTLGLDAYDRRVARLQDEGQFGAAYIYSTFNYRRGHIRGLEFSADYSNGPFSAYVNAAYNKAIGTQVITGQYNLDPDALAYVANHWIHLDHDQKLTSSGGVSYAFAGHNRIGANYVFGSGLRSDIEGVPNGGQLPSYLQVNLSAGHDFNADSGHPLHVQLAVINALDRSYQLRDGGGVGVFAPQWGPRRGAYLSLQQDF
- a CDS encoding disulfide bond formation protein B, with the protein product MNPLRWPFRAQFLLGFLICAGLLGYAIFLQLKMGLEPCPLCIFQRLAFAALGLLFLIGALHGPSNRPGRATYGILAFIAAAVGVGIAARHVYVQMLPPEMGSTCGPPLAFLSETMGPLEVFRTVLTGTGNCGNIDWTFLGLTMPMWSGVWFVLLALWALLVSLRKIKR